A genomic region of Cannabis sativa cultivar Pink pepper isolate KNU-18-1 chromosome 1, ASM2916894v1, whole genome shotgun sequence contains the following coding sequences:
- the LOC133035197 gene encoding uncharacterized protein LOC133035197, giving the protein MVKSTEMNALQVQYADKGTVEGFAQDVAGPSVAARHNYETRKKLHFGEQGETEEGETLSSPTDDSDLEWKTGRHYSEEDDDTDEDEGDYVDSDVDLDIGEYYDSDEAGHRNPHTSRRDNFLDPNSNIPNPETDEVYINGKIVLRQFLRFSDHRQFAQVMRDYAVQEGFELQKVKQERIRVTFVCRADACPWRIHASLSPNERLFIIKTFNNTHTCQCVRTNRAANSGWIAKKMVGPISRHPNMSLKGMREELKDTWGIEVNNKRLWRARAIARGEVEGSAAIIQSQLVDINKPSEEVEEEVPPKSRVPIWRPQFQRIFICYNGVKQGFLVGCRPFFGLDGCHLKGPYKGILLSATGLDANLHFYPIAYAIVEAENTDSWKWFIHLL; this is encoded by the exons ATGGTGAAATCCACTGAGATGAATGCATTGCAAGTTCAATATGCTGATAAGGGAACTGTAGAAGGTTTTGCTCAAGATGTTGCAGGACCAAGTGTAGCTGCTAGACACAACTATGAgacaagaaaaaaattacattttgggGAACAAGGTGAAACAGAGGAGGGTGAGACACTATCATCACCTACCGATGATAGTGATTTAGAGTGGAAAACAGGAAGGCATTAcagtgaagaagatgatgatacaGATGAAGATGAGGGTGATTATGTAGATAGTGATGTTGACCTTGACATTGGAGAATATTATGATAGTGATGAAGCAGGTCATAGAAACCCACACACTTCAAGAAGAGATAATTTTCTTGACCCTAACAGCAACATTCCAAATCCAGAAACTGATGAGGTGTATATCAATGGAAAAATTGTTTTGAGACAGTTTCTAAGATTTAGTGACCATAGACAATTTGCACAGGTAATGAGAGACTATGCAGTGCAAGAAGGTTTTGAATTGCAAAAAGTAAAACAAGAAAGAATTCGTGTCACATTTGTTTGTAGGGCAGATGCTTGTCCATGGCGCATACATGCGTCGTTGTCTCCTAACGAAAGGTTGTTCATCATCAAAACCTTTAACAACACCCACACATGTCAATGTGTAAGGACAAATAGGGCAGCCAATAGTGGTTGGATAGCAAAGAAGATGGTTGGCCCAATCAGTAGACATCCAAATATGAGTCTCAAAGGTATGCGAGAAGAGTTGAAGGATACTTGGGGAATTGAGGTGAATAATAAAAGGCTCTGGAGAGCTAGAGCAATTGCTAGGGGGGAAGTTGAAG GTAGTGCTGCAATTATTCAAAGTCAGCTTGTGGACATAAATAAACCATCTGAGGAGGTAGAAGAGGAAGTTCCACCTAAATCTCGAGTGCCAATTTGGAGACCTCAGTTTCAAAgaatatttatatgttataatGGGGTAAAACAAGGATTTTTGGTTGGATGTCGACCTTTTTTTGGATTGGATGGTTGTCATTTGAAAGGCCCTTATAAGGGGATCTTACTTTCTGCCACAGGATTAGATGCAAACCTTCATTTTTATCCAATTGCATATGCCATTGTTGAGGCTGAAAATACAGATTCATGGAAGTGGTTCATTCATCTACTTTGA